Proteins encoded by one window of Gemmatimonadota bacterium:
- a CDS encoding protein kinase has product MTESAARLATSLSDRYRLERELGSGGMATVYLAHDIRHDRDVAIKVLREEIGHSVGADRFLREIRLAAKLNHPNIVALFDSGEIDGVLFYVMPAVDGRSLRELLDSTPQLSLDDAMRIVTEVASALEYAHRNGVVHRDIKPENILLHDGHALVADFGIGKALSDASGATFTQVGMNVGTPAYMSPEQAVGEAVDGRSDIYSLGCVLYEMLVGEPPFTGPSVQAVIAKRFVQTPADVCALREGVPRAIAVAVQRSLARTPVDRYDTAGGLIAALRDVASGARAATSPELPEHSIAVLPFEDMSGDRENEYFGDGIAEDIINALTRIDGLHIAARTSAFSFKGKQASLATIGEQLRVSTVLQGSVRKSGNRLRITAQLVSVADGYHLWSERYDRDLTDVFVVQDEIAAAIAAKLQLTLVRTDTNAERATTNQVAAYELYVRGRALTMQRGAGIAQALECFERAIELDPSYAPAHAGLAEALRTLAQYGFVRAADAIPRAKAAIARALELDPNLGEAIGVLALITLTSDLDASGSMELFERALAINPMLSEIRCLYAIWVLVLLRGEDARGLAEVERALRDDPLSSICAAHASIGLSILGMHEEAFRSATRAADLNPASFAAQLSVMLSQAWGGSYAAARASSVPVLQMSGRHPWPVSLLTHVYAAQGELARAQAMDDELHARARSGYVQCTWLALSALALGRIDEAMELTFRSVTERDAFGPWFLRFPGTDALRAHPRYPELLRLMGVRAEAAFDGLASVP; this is encoded by the coding sequence ATGACCGAGTCTGCGGCTCGCCTTGCCACGTCGCTGTCGGATCGCTATCGCCTCGAGCGCGAGCTCGGCTCGGGCGGGATGGCGACGGTCTACCTCGCGCACGACATCAGGCACGACCGCGACGTCGCGATCAAGGTGCTGCGCGAAGAGATCGGCCATTCCGTCGGCGCCGACCGCTTTCTGCGTGAGATTCGCCTCGCCGCGAAGCTGAATCATCCGAACATCGTCGCACTGTTTGATTCAGGCGAAATCGACGGCGTGCTCTTCTACGTTATGCCTGCCGTGGATGGGCGATCGTTGCGCGAGCTGCTTGACTCCACCCCTCAGCTATCGCTCGATGATGCGATGCGGATCGTGACTGAAGTTGCAAGCGCACTCGAATATGCACACAGGAACGGCGTCGTGCATCGCGACATCAAGCCGGAGAACATTCTTTTGCACGACGGACATGCGCTAGTTGCCGACTTCGGGATCGGCAAGGCGTTGAGCGACGCAAGCGGTGCCACGTTCACCCAGGTTGGAATGAATGTGGGAACGCCGGCGTACATGAGTCCCGAGCAGGCTGTCGGCGAGGCGGTGGACGGACGCAGCGACATCTATTCACTCGGCTGCGTGCTGTACGAGATGCTGGTCGGCGAGCCACCGTTCACCGGTCCGAGCGTACAGGCCGTCATCGCCAAGCGGTTTGTGCAGACACCTGCGGACGTGTGCGCGTTGCGCGAGGGAGTGCCACGCGCGATAGCTGTCGCGGTCCAGCGTTCGCTCGCGCGCACGCCGGTGGATCGCTACGATACCGCCGGCGGACTCATCGCTGCGCTGCGCGACGTCGCGTCCGGAGCGCGCGCCGCCACATCACCCGAATTGCCGGAGCACTCCATCGCAGTGCTCCCATTCGAGGACATGAGCGGCGACCGTGAGAATGAGTACTTCGGCGACGGTATCGCCGAGGACATCATCAACGCGCTGACGCGCATCGACGGGCTGCACATCGCGGCGCGCACGTCTGCTTTCTCATTCAAGGGAAAGCAGGCGTCGCTGGCAACGATCGGCGAGCAGCTCCGCGTATCCACAGTGTTGCAGGGCAGCGTGCGCAAGTCGGGCAACCGGCTGCGTATCACCGCGCAGCTGGTGTCAGTCGCGGATGGATATCATCTCTGGTCGGAGCGATATGATCGCGACCTTACCGACGTATTCGTCGTGCAGGACGAGATCGCCGCGGCGATTGCCGCGAAGTTGCAGTTGACACTGGTAAGGACCGACACCAACGCCGAACGCGCGACGACGAATCAGGTTGCAGCGTACGAACTGTACGTGCGCGGGCGCGCGCTCACGATGCAGCGCGGTGCGGGGATCGCCCAGGCGCTGGAGTGCTTCGAGCGTGCGATCGAGCTGGATCCGTCCTACGCGCCGGCGCACGCGGGACTCGCCGAAGCACTCCGCACGCTCGCGCAGTACGGCTTCGTGCGTGCTGCCGACGCAATCCCGCGCGCCAAGGCAGCAATCGCGCGTGCGTTGGAGCTCGACCCGAATCTCGGCGAGGCAATCGGTGTGCTCGCGCTCATCACGCTCACTTCGGATCTCGACGCGTCAGGGTCGATGGAGTTGTTCGAGCGGGCACTGGCTATCAATCCGATGCTTTCGGAGATCCGTTGCCTGTACGCGATATGGGTACTGGTGCTCCTGCGAGGCGAGGATGCCCGGGGGCTCGCCGAGGTCGAGCGCGCGCTGCGAGACGACCCGTTGAGCAGCATCTGCGCCGCACACGCGAGTATCGGCCTGTCGATCCTGGGCATGCACGAGGAGGCCTTTCGCTCGGCGACACGCGCTGCGGACCTCAATCCCGCCTCCTTCGCCGCGCAACTGTCGGTAATGCTCTCGCAGGCATGGGGCGGGAGTTACGCGGCGGCGCGCGCTTCGTCCGTGCCGGTGCTCCAGATGTCCGGCCGGCATCCGTGGCCGGTCTCGCTCCTTACCCATGTTTACGCCGCACAGGGCGAACTGGCTCGCGCACAAGCGATGGACGACGAGCTTCACGCGCGCGCGAGATCCGGATACGTGCAGTGCACCTGGCTCGCACTTTCCGCGCTTGCACTCGGCCGCATCGACGAGGCGATGGAGCTCACGTTTCGCTCGGTCACGGAGAGGGACGCGTTCGGTCCCTGGTTCCTCCGCTTTCCGGGCACCGACGCGCTCCGGGCGCATCCGCGATATCCGGAGCTGTTACGACTGATGGGCGTTCGCGCCGAAGCTGCGTTCGACGGCCTCGCATCCGTCCCATAA
- a CDS encoding protein kinase, giving the protein MTEPPARLATSLADHYRIERELGAGGMATVYLAEDLKHHRKVAVKVLHAELSALLGPERFLKEIELTASLQHPHILPLFDSGSAAGLLYYVMPFVEGETLRSRLDRDKQLSIADAVRIASEAADALEYAHGRGIVHRDIKPENILLQNGHALVADFGIALAVEQAGGKRMTQTGLSLGTPQYMSPEQAMGEREIGPRSDIYSLGAVTYEMLAGDPPFTGSTAQAIVAQVITSEPRSLTAQRRSVPTHVNDAVFTALEKLPADRFATATQFAAALANDSFTTTAGSTRRRYRSVTDWRARTRDPLVLALGALAIALAVGLVALSRHATTSDSFPLRVELPLPPGGAQSGSPALSPDGHTIVYAAQAPSDQGESPFMGQATSLYLRRLDQLTSRPIPNTNNAGLPAFSPDGKSIAVIVNRRKVVRVPLDGGPEVTLADVPDDGGVDWSSSGDIVVGGGAFEEFRGLYHVPANGGTLTPLTHIDPKRKEHSHEYPRVLADGRTVVFTIWYGTVDRAELAVTSLDDGSKVTPLGILAARALGVVNGQLVYVRADGTVMAVPFDVTRRKVSGTPVQLLDSVRMIGAETGYAAAYMTQAGGLVYATGTLNRRLVWVDRNGATHDAFNEPREFQFVRLSPDGQRAALGIGTGTGNNVWILDFAAGTLTPLTTAGRSRNPSWSSDNRRILFGSNHSGQAALWWQPADGSGPAVMAGVPRHNPWFVDLSPDGHTTVFNAIYDGTFNLETFSLDAGHAERDVSASPIATEVFGRFSPDGHSIAYNSDESGRAEVYVRSFPDVGSRIQISTGGGRRPVWAPDGKTLYYWEGGRLTSATLARDPALRVVSRKPLFDGRYETDYDISHDGTRFLMIQTETAGLNLVVIPDWQTELRQLTTARKQ; this is encoded by the coding sequence ATGACTGAACCGCCGGCGCGGCTCGCCACATCGCTTGCAGATCACTATCGCATCGAGCGCGAGCTTGGTGCGGGCGGCATGGCGACTGTATATCTCGCCGAAGATCTCAAGCATCATCGCAAGGTCGCGGTAAAGGTTCTGCACGCAGAACTGTCAGCGCTGCTCGGCCCTGAACGGTTCCTGAAGGAGATAGAACTCACCGCCAGCCTCCAGCATCCGCACATCCTTCCATTGTTCGACAGTGGAAGTGCAGCCGGGTTGCTGTATTACGTCATGCCTTTCGTCGAAGGCGAAACGCTTCGCAGTCGCCTGGATCGCGACAAGCAGCTCTCGATCGCCGATGCGGTTCGGATAGCCAGCGAAGCCGCCGACGCGCTTGAATACGCGCACGGACGCGGCATCGTGCATCGTGACATCAAGCCGGAGAACATTCTTCTGCAGAACGGTCACGCGCTCGTAGCCGACTTCGGCATCGCATTGGCGGTGGAGCAAGCTGGCGGCAAGCGCATGACACAGACGGGCCTGTCACTCGGCACGCCGCAGTACATGAGCCCGGAGCAGGCGATGGGCGAGCGCGAGATTGGCCCTCGCTCCGACATCTACTCGCTCGGCGCCGTGACATACGAGATGCTCGCCGGTGATCCGCCATTCACGGGCTCGACCGCGCAGGCGATCGTGGCGCAGGTGATCACGAGTGAACCGCGATCACTCACTGCACAGCGCAGGAGCGTGCCGACACATGTCAACGATGCCGTGTTCACCGCGCTCGAGAAACTTCCTGCAGACCGCTTTGCAACCGCAACACAATTCGCAGCGGCGCTCGCGAACGACTCGTTCACCACGACCGCTGGATCGACACGGCGACGTTATCGAAGCGTCACGGACTGGCGCGCACGTACGCGCGACCCGCTGGTGTTGGCGCTCGGTGCGCTTGCAATAGCGTTGGCGGTTGGACTCGTCGCACTCTCGCGGCACGCAACCACGAGTGATTCGTTCCCTCTGCGTGTCGAGTTGCCGCTTCCGCCGGGCGGTGCGCAATCCGGATCACCGGCGCTTTCCCCGGATGGTCACACCATCGTCTATGCCGCCCAGGCGCCATCGGATCAGGGGGAGAGCCCATTCATGGGTCAGGCGACGAGTCTGTATCTGCGCAGGTTAGATCAACTCACTTCGCGCCCGATTCCCAACACGAACAACGCCGGACTTCCTGCTTTCTCGCCTGACGGTAAGTCGATTGCGGTGATCGTCAACCGTCGGAAGGTTGTCCGAGTGCCCCTTGACGGCGGCCCTGAAGTCACGCTCGCCGATGTTCCCGATGATGGCGGCGTCGATTGGTCATCGAGTGGAGACATCGTGGTCGGCGGCGGCGCATTCGAGGAGTTCAGAGGACTCTACCATGTGCCAGCCAATGGCGGAACGCTGACACCGCTCACGCACATCGACCCAAAACGCAAGGAGCATAGCCACGAGTACCCGCGCGTGCTAGCCGATGGCAGAACCGTCGTGTTCACGATCTGGTACGGAACCGTCGATCGCGCGGAGCTCGCGGTGACGTCGCTCGATGACGGAAGCAAGGTGACGCCGCTCGGCATTCTCGCGGCGAGGGCGCTCGGAGTGGTGAATGGACAATTGGTGTACGTGCGCGCCGACGGTACTGTCATGGCGGTACCGTTCGACGTCACACGACGAAAGGTTTCTGGCACGCCTGTGCAGCTGCTCGATTCAGTTCGGATGATCGGAGCCGAAACCGGATACGCAGCGGCATACATGACACAGGCTGGTGGACTCGTGTACGCGACCGGAACGCTGAACAGGCGCCTCGTGTGGGTGGATCGCAACGGTGCGACTCACGATGCATTCAACGAGCCGCGCGAGTTTCAGTTCGTGCGGTTATCGCCGGACGGACAACGTGCCGCACTTGGCATCGGCACCGGAACCGGCAACAACGTCTGGATCCTGGATTTTGCGGCCGGAACCCTCACACCGTTGACCACTGCTGGCCGAAGCCGCAACCCGAGCTGGTCGTCCGACAATCGGAGAATTCTGTTCGGCTCCAACCACTCGGGACAGGCTGCATTATGGTGGCAGCCCGCAGATGGCAGTGGACCCGCAGTGATGGCGGGCGTGCCGCGTCACAATCCATGGTTCGTCGATCTCTCGCCGGACGGACACACCACGGTATTCAACGCGATTTACGATGGTACTTTCAATCTCGAGACGTTTTCACTGGACGCGGGACACGCAGAGCGCGATGTATCTGCGTCGCCGATCGCAACGGAGGTATTTGGCAGGTTTTCCCCGGATGGACATTCCATCGCGTACAACTCCGACGAATCCGGCCGCGCCGAAGTTTATGTGCGGTCATTTCCCGACGTGGGCAGCAGAATCCAGATTTCCACCGGCGGCGGCCGTCGTCCAGTCTGGGCTCCCGATGGAAAGACCCTGTACTACTGGGAAGGCGGCAGACTGACATCCGCAACGCTGGCGCGGGATCCGGCGCTGCGAGTGGTGTCACGCAAGCCGCTCTTCGATGGACGCTACGAAACGGACTACGACATCTCGCATGATGGAACGCGCTTTCTGATGATCCAGACCGAAACGGCTGGTCTCAACCTGGTGGTGATTCCCGACTGGCAGACGGAACTGCGACAGTTGACGACAGCGAGGAAACAATAG